Below is a genomic region from Pleuronectes platessa chromosome 5, fPlePla1.1, whole genome shotgun sequence.
ttcaatagggcctcactgtctgtcagtgactgtcagtgctcgggccctaaaaatctGAGTAAACATTTATGTGTTATACCTCATCCCTGTGCTTGGCCTCATATACATGAGACATATATGACTTGTTAAATTGCCTTTGAGGACAATTATATTACTACAATAACTTGACATTGTTTTATTACAGCCCATAAGAGTAAAATGTTAGTATTTTCGGAGCTTCATGAGTTTACCCTGAAATGTGCTGTTTGCCATAGTTTATTGTTGATACATTTTTTGCTGagattaaacatgtttaaatacaaGTAGAATTTAAACACTATTTTTACAATGTGCCATTCATACCTCTATTGTCTATTTTGACTTGATTCATTCTTGAACTTAAAAAACAGTAGACGACAATATTGTGTTATTTCAAACTATAAATCGTATAAAGATATAACATaattaaacaatattttttccCTTGAATAGGCAGTGAGTGAACCTTGTATCTAAATGACCTCAGTCCCTGCTGCCACTGCAGGTGTCAGACACAGTGAAGGAAGAATTCTGTTTAAATAaactatttgttttatttacaagttggtaaaaaaaagcagcaatgttCCTGATAACAGCAGAATCTTGTCCTCATTCGGTCCAAATAGAAGGTGGTGCTCGTTCTCCCTGCTAACACAGTTGACTGTAGCTGGAGATGACCTGCTCCAGGGATGTAAAACTGTCCAGAAAATCCTCCTCTGAGATCCCAAATTTAACGTACTGATGGATATAGGCTCTGGAACAAGAGGGAAACaacatgagagagaaaatgatGGTTACCAGGTCAATCTTCTATCTTTAACCCAAAGGTATTCACGTTAAAGAGAAATTGTGTCACTGACtctatacaaatattttattatattatttaaagagCATTCATTTTAATAAGTCACACTGTTTTTggagttatatttattttatatatttagttttctgAGCAGAGAGGCTGACTCACCTGGAGGCGAACATGTTCCAGGCTTTTCTCACCATGTGATCCAGAGGTCTGAGCAGAGCCCGGCTGTTACTGACCACCGTGGCAGATTTCTCATATTTGTTAAAAGGCACCGGTGATTTCCACAAGTTTAAAGCTTCTCCTGAAGACAGCCAGGGGGTGTACAGACCAGGGTCCTCAAAGCCTCCTGCAGACGAATACACACTCTTTCAATTATGAAGAGTATTAAAAATGTCTGATGCTATCGTAAACCATTTTCtgttatatatgcatcacacaAGCCTGAACTaccatattaaaaaaatttcaaaaacatctttaTCTCCTTCATGACTGTCGTGGATTTATCAATTGAGAGCACTAATGAACGTAATTATTATTTCACTTCATCCACTTTCCACGATTGATTTGATCAATTCGTTTGAATCAGCTCTCTGACCAGTCTCTGCACTGTAGACGTCTTTCCCCCTCAGGATGAGCAGGTTGGCCAGAGACGTGTTGGCTCCTGTGAGACTCCTGCTCCGCTCAGAGGCTGCGGGCGGACGCGCCTGCCAGTCGATACCTGACGCGGGACAAACAAGAAAGATCCTCAAATGGAGGGATTGACGGATCCAGTCCCATTCTAAGCCGTAACTTTGAAATCATTACTATGATCCCCTTGTCAAAGCTTGCCTTCCTCCATCTTGCTGTTGGAGATCAGCATCTGTCGCAGGTGCTTGAGCAGCGCCGGCCAACTGAACGTGCTGTAAGCGATGGAGGCACTGGGCATCTGGGGGATGGTGCACACACTGAGCAGCTTGTACTCCGGGTGGCAGGCCAGGGCGCTCACCAGCtcacctgagagacagacacagtgagGAATGATGGACCGTGAGGATTGAGACAATAAGCCAATCAGTGGCAGAGACCTTTTCCAGCCAAGATGGTGAGGACACTGGAGTTCAAGTgtctcttgttttatttatttctattaaattaatatattgtCTTGGGTACTTTGAAAGGTGCTCTacaaattaaagttattattagtattattactaGAGTAATACTGGCTTTAACacgatttatttattgattctttacattcaaacaaagaaaaacagtgtCAGTGAGTGAGAGGCCTTTTCAGAAGTAAGCGctggttttctgtttttctaatgATCTCACTCATCACTTTTCCACTTCACTTGAGTCATCTTGTGTTTTACTGTGTGAAGAAACCTAGGAAAAGTTCCTCTGTGTAGTCAACAACCCACGCCTAATCCGCTCATATTACAGGAAATCCAGGCCCTGCGGGTAAccttttgtgcgtgtgtgtgtctgtgtgtgtgtgtgtgtgagtgagtgagtgagtgagtgtgtgtgtgagtgcgtctATCTCACCCAGAGGATTTCTGCTGTAGCCTCCGTGAGAGTCAGCAGTGAGCGCCGGCTGCAGCACGCTGCCCAGCTGGTGAGCGATGAGCTTGTTGATGTCACTGAAGGAGATGTGTTTGATGTTGAGCAGCTGACTGCAGATCCGGTGCACCGTGTCGTTCTCGTGCACCAGGATGGCGTCTGACAGCTGGTAGAGGTGAGCCAGCGTCAGCATCGAGTTATAGTTCTGGACAATTACCTGAAAGGACAGgtaacaaaacatttataaagCAGATTACTCGTTTCATGGCTGTGGATTGCTGCTTGCACTTGACGGCAGCCTCCATACCTCTCCAGTCTCGTAGGGCCAGGTCAGGTGATTGAGGATGAAGGACTTTGGGTAGATGTCTCGGAGACCCTGAGTGACGAAGGTGCCGACCCCGGACCCTGTCCCCCCCGCCACGCTCATCATGGCCATGAGGCCAGCCAGTCTGTCACAGCGCTCCACCTCCCGCctcaccagctcctccaccacctctttGTGACGAGGACCGTGGACACAATACCTGAGTGAGACGAGGAGCACCTTCTCAGCTTTTTTGTCTCCCTACGTCAGTTCATTTCCAAACATAGGATCATGTATCCTGTGTGCTTGCTCATTTGCATGCATTTTTCATGATTTACAAGATTTACATCGTCTCTCTAGCACTATTATTAGTGGAGATATCTTGGAAAATTTGTTTTTCTGGCCttcatttttctttacattgtCCTTTGACCAATAAGCTCCCAAAAATTACTCGTCTGGAGATACCATCCCAAGTAATATTCCCCTCAGTGAAAATCCAGCTATGCACTTTTGAGCTTTTTTtccacagacagaaaacaataCACTGCTTATATGCTATAATGACTCCTTTTAACACTTATTacataaaatgaaaaagtatTCCACAGTAGTAAGTCATACTTAACTCACAAGATACAGACTAAATCATAACAGCTCCGtgacacattttcaaaaactCAGGAAAAAGACCAGCGAGTGTCGTTTGAGCTGAGACAGATTTGACGTGATGATTATGATTGATTTGCATATTTTATTCCACAGatgattagtttgttttttacatattCGACAGTGACTTTTTCGTAATAAATGTCTTTACCCATTAGCCCAGTTGTTTCCGGAGCCCTGCTTCTGGCTGAAGTGTGACGTGTCTCCATAACTCCACCTGCCAGAATGTGCAGCCTCGTTCATACAGTGGTTTATCACTTTAGGCTCCATGTCTATCAGCACCGCCCTGGCCACAAGATCTGGTGATTACAAATTACTTATCAGTTATCAAGAGTGTGTCCATTGATAATTAATTTACTTATGTTTCAGCCCTATGTGAAAATTAGGCTGTAAATTAAAGCAATGGGACACAAACAAGTATAGAGCAGACCAGGGATACTTAGGGCTtcgatgctataaaaacagggtgaaaggTCATGATAGACTTGGTTGGTCAATCACAtgtagaatagaatagaatagaatagaatccttttattgtcattgcacagtgtACAACGACATTTAGCAGCAATCctcaaggtgcaatatatacattacaaaaaagaataatatataattagattaaaaaaaaataaaaagaataagtaTATATATGAGGTAGAAAAAgaagtgaaatgtaaatataaaaaccgTAGAGCAGATATTTAAGCAGCATAGTAACTGTTTATGTGTACATGTAGTGCAATGTAGTATATGTACAGAAGGTGCATTGTGAAAGTTTCAGGTCCAAGTCAGTGTGTCAGTTATTTAGGAGAGTTCATTTCTCTTCTAGCTGTGGGGTAGAAGCTGTTTTTCAGTCTGTATTGGTGGGACCTCCCACTATCCCTACTGGGCACACTCTGGTCCCACAggagcaagatggcagcgttcatatcctgatatttttggcttcatttgtggatagtgggaggaagtggagatgcgtgATGTGATGCAAGCATGAGTTAATGAAGGTAAACACAGTACAACAGTAAAGTGCTGCAAACCAATGATTGCAGAAGTGAGAATAATAAAATCACACATGTTCATATATAATAATTGTATAGTTTTAACTTACacatttgatatttgttttgtttgctttaatTAAACGTGGATTTATTTCCTCCACAGTGTAAACAGACTCCCACTCTACTTTACCTCCCTGTGAGCTGCGGCGGAAGAAGCGCTCCGTGCTGGCGGTGCAGtacgtcttcctctgtccgTCCTGAGCGTCCCTGCACACGGTGTCAAACAGCTCGTGAGCCACCTGGTTCCCGCACTGACCCAGCTGCACCGTCACCACCGACATCACGCACCCGGTCGGTGAGCCTCTTCACGTGCAGTCTGTGGATCTGTCGCTACATCTCCTCCATGACAGCTCTCACTCCTGCACTCTGTTGTGTTTGGAGAGGGGCTCGTGTTGCCGCTCCACAGCAAGACGCACCGGAATTTCCGGGCCAAACTGtcaaaactttcaaaataaacaacaattgaTCCGTCGTGAAGGGTTGcaacttttttatttcaaaaagtCTCTTTACAAAAATACAAGTTTTTTCGTCAAAAGccacattttgtatttgttcatAGAAAAAGTTGAAGCATATTTGAAAACTATTAAATCCTGGGGGGTATAATATGAATTTCAGATCAGTAATATATTTACTTCGTCATCTATTTTTATAGTCTTTAAAGACAtgtgaaattaaaaaagttGCAACTTGTACACTGCACTTTAAGTAGATCACCagtattcaaagaaaaaaagaaaactttttcttttttttgatatCTCTGTTTCCTAAACATATTCTACATTATTGTAACTTTTACTATAAATACCTATATTTGATgatacaatatataaatatttgcaCCATGTCTACATAATGATATTTACATTAATatgcatacatacatattaAGCTATCAATTATTCCTGATATGtaattatcaaacccttatgagaaagaaatgtaattaatgcatgatatttacAGGTGTGACAATAAACcttattattttaaagaaaaaaacttgaaataGGGGGGTAAAATGTAAAtcttaatgtaaaatgtaaatcttAATGTAacttttttctgctttttttattctgtaaaataaaagtgtgtgtatctATAAACATAAACGCTGTTGATATGTCTGTGAAGGTGCAGATCTGATCCGCTGACCTCTGTACGGGGCCTCAGTGTTTGGTGATAGTTTCTCAGACGTGGTGTTTGGACCATCAACTGTTTATAAAGCGCTTTTAcctgttgtcaaaataaaagcctctcGCAGTTGCCCGCCCCCTGTACTGAGCGCCGCAATGCGCATGCTCAGCGTAGTAGCCGGTCATGGCGGCGGTGTGTGTTCGTCCATGAGGTGGAGGGACGCCTGCTATTCCTGCGGTCTGTGACGGAGCCATCCCAGCGACACGCTGCCATGGCTGGAGTGTTTGACATTGACCTGGACCAGCCGGAGGAGAATGTCTCCGACGATGAGATCGAGGAGGTACTTGAGCCGAGCTGTTGAAACGTAACTGCGGGAGATGTCGGAGTGTGTGTGAACGGCGGCTAGCGGCTAGCGGCTGTTAGCCCGGTAGCCTGTCAGCCACCGCAGGCCTGCTC
It encodes:
- the tubd1 gene encoding tubulin delta chain, which produces MSVVTVQLGQCGNQVAHELFDTVCRDAQDGQRKTYCTASTERFFRRSSQGDLVARAVLIDMEPKVINHCMNEAAHSGRWSYGDTSHFSQKQGSGNNWANGYCVHGPRHKEVVEELVRREVERCDRLAGLMAMMSVAGGTGSGVGTFVTQGLRDIYPKSFILNHLTWPYETGEVIVQNYNSMLTLAHLYQLSDAILVHENDTVHRICSQLLNIKHISFSDINKLIAHQLGSVLQPALTADSHGGYSRNPLGELVSALACHPEYKLLSVCTIPQMPSASIAYSTFSWPALLKHLRQMLISNSKMEEGIDWQARPPAASERSRSLTGANTSLANLLILRGKDVYSAETGGFEDPGLYTPWLSSGEALNLWKSPVPFNKYEKSATVVSNSRALLRPLDHMVRKAWNMFASRAYIHQYVKFGISEEDFLDSFTSLEQVISSYSQLC